In the genome of Arachis stenosperma cultivar V10309 chromosome 2, arast.V10309.gnm1.PFL2, whole genome shotgun sequence, the window AATGAAACCCTGATAGCAATTAAAGCTCCACATGGAACCACCCTAGAAGTCCCTGATCCCGAGGAAGTAAGTTCAAGCCATATATTTAGTGATGGGAGGTTTGTGATCTTAAAACTGGTGTTCCTGAGCATGATGGAGAATTGTTGCTTCTATATGCATCAGGCTGTTGACTATCTGCAGAGGAGATATAGGATCATTCTTAGAAGTACTATGGGGCCCATTGATGTTTACCTTATCAGGTTTGTGATCTTACTACTGaatattttcatttatttttttgcttttcttccAATGTTAACTTTCTTTACTTGTTTCTGTTATTTCTTATTGACTATTTTGCCGAGGTTGTAATATTTTTCACTCACTTTCTAATCAGTTTATCTGGTAATGCAATTTCCATTTAATCATTGCAACTTCTAAACTATTTTAGTCAATTcgaagagagatttgaagagaTAAATGGTCCTGAGCCCCCTGTGAGCCTCCCGCTTCCTTCGAGTTCAGGGTCCAATGAACCACCAGTGGCAGAAACAGTTCCTGCCGAGTGCAGTGCAAAAGGACTAGAACCTCAACCTCAGATCCCCTCTCACACATACTCTGATCTAAACACATCACAAGACTTTGGTGGGGGCATGATGAAGATTGTCCCTTCAGATGCTGATGTAAGTAAATCATAACCAACATGATTTTATCTTGAACTAAAAGCTGGGAAGTGAGGTAATACCATGATAGTGAGAAGGGAACTAGCTTAATATCTTATTAAATAGGACACATCTGCTATATGTGAGAGGTTCCATCCTCACCTTCAAGGTAGTTTTATTGGCTATATTAGTATAAATCCCGTCATAATGAACACGTTCTTCTGATGGTAAGTTATGATCCTTCAGTTGTTTTTTCATGTTTCTTCCTATTGCATTGCTGACCATGGTGTAATATTTGTAGAATGATGCAGATTATTGGCTTCTATCAGATGCTGACATTAGCATAACAGATATGTGGAGAACAGATTGTATCCTTCATGTCGAATGCTTTTTGCGcctttccttttattattatgtCTTCTATTAAGTAATCCTGAACTTAACAAAACAGCTAGTGTTGATTGGAATGGAGTAGACATGCTTCATCCCGACTTCGGAAATATCCCTAGGCCTCAAACTCCATCATCTGGGATCGCTGAAACTCCATCCACTGTAACTAATCCTAATCAGAGGTGATTATATTAGAGACAACGGTTAGCTTTCAGCTATTGCACAGAGATAATGTACTAAAATAGAGTAGTTGCTAGCCTTGGGAATATGAGGATGCTCGTTAGTTGTTGAATGTCAAGATGCGAATTGCTGATATACTTCATCGATGTCATGACCATCTGCTATAACTTATAAGTAAATTAGTTACGGACGATATACTATGCTCATGGAGGATTCAGCAATGAAGTAGAGTGGTGACAGCTGGTAATTATTATAGCAAATGTTGCTACTTTGCCAAATGCAAACTTAGGTAGACTCCACAATCATAATCTTGTTATATGATTGACCATGTTTATCAAAGTCTGCGGCATCTTGGGTCCAATTTCTCAATAGAACAGAGGAACTATGTAGATGCTGAGTGCAGACAAAACTGCCAACAGGTCCATCATTCTTGTTGTTTGTAAACATTGCATTAACAGTGGCGACACTATCATATCAAACATTTCCCTCTACATTGGTCTTCAATTCATTTCttcattaatttattttttatatggatGGTGATTGCTGAACTCCTTGGAGCTTTCTGGAAACTAATAAAGCACACCTGGGGATGAAGACGTTCAATTATTGGAATTGTAGCTTCAGGTATCTCTAACCTAAGCAAAACACTGATTTTCAAACTGCAGTAATGGTTATGGCCCaaatcttttattatttcttgttACTTTGTGTGTTCATCTATTTATTGTCTCACACAGTGGTCCATTTTATTTAGggttaaagataagataattaatTGTTATGGCTAAAAGTTGGCGTTGAAGATAGTGTACTGTTACTTCTACAGTTCTGCTTCTGGGGTAAGATGTGGTTGAGATGAAGAGAGTCTTAAAATTGGCCTTgtaaaaagaacaaaaaaaaaagacgaaTCAATGTACGGATTAGAAGATTTGTTGATACTTCATTTTCATATGAATTTTGCATTAGAAGGAACTATAATTACCAGTACATGAAATGCTATGTTCTGAGTACtagattaaaattaaactataaTTTTGTACTAAGTGATTTGATATCACCATTATAACACGCATTAAGTATATTTAATAAGGACTAATaatgtatttttctgttttgttTCTTAACGggaaacgaaagaaaaaaaaactcgGCAAAATTTACTATATCATTTTTATTGGATATATAAATGATGGAAAAGTATAGGATACCAATATATTATTCATCAACTTCTGCCAattcttatttatatttgtgtttcATGGAAGTGTGTTCGTAAATGTGTCtgataattaatatattttaaatacatatataaagagacacatccataaaatatatctataaagacacttctattaaacacagttataaaaaagacatttttattagacacatccacGAACACACTTCCATgaaacacaattataaataagagttggcagaagttgACAGAAATGCTGTTGGTAACATAGCGAAACCGATAAATGATAAATTGATTAAATTGTGCTGAATATTATGAagggctaattttttttttgtaataaattgGAGGAGTGTGTGATGCATTCTGgaaaatttgtgttttttaTGGATGTGGagacaactttttttttaaaattagaaattacaaatcaaatactCGGATTTAGGTAAGGATAGAAAATCAAGGGTTGGTTTTggataaagaaaacaaaaaaaataaaaaataaaaaacttaaatcGAAAAATTCAATTTGCatgttcaaaaatttttttaagattaaaatacaaatttaattcttaaatttataaagtttttttttaaataaaaactataaaTTTGAggctaaaatttttatatatgcaTAATTTTAATgtgtaattcaaaaatatttgatcATTTTAGTGTTTTACTTTTATACAATTGTGGTGGTAACGCAAAATGTGATTAAtgttttgtaataaaaaaaattaattataaaaaaataaaacgtcactaatattttataataaaaaatatcattttaattgaaaaaacacaaaataaagtGGTGTTTTGTAAATGACCATAATAATATTTAAGACACAATTTgattaattatgaaaaatttcaattctaataatacaatatttaaaaaaattctaaatttgaTCCTCAAATTTATAATATCtgtacaaaataaaaatacatttaagtttTTACATTAGTCAAAAACACTAACCGTACTACAATAAAAAATACACTAAGCCTATTATGAAGATCATCGAAGTTGACAAAAACGCAGAAAGCGATATGTCCACTTTTTGTCTTTGGCATGACATGGTCTCTACTCTCTATTCTATTCTGCGTTTCCAACTAAACGTGCTCTTAACTTTCCGCTCAGCTTcctaatatttttgttaatcttTTAATAAATTCTGAATTGGTCAAAAACATATGAAAATTGATGTTATTATTTActagcttcttcttcttattaaATACTAAGAGAATATGAAAATATTGAAAAGGGAAAATAaagacaatatatatataaaacagtAAACAATGCATAAAACTAGACCGTTAGAACAAACACAGAGCAACGTGTTTAATTGTCCCCCTTATGTTGTGTATTCCAATTTTCATTGAAATAGATTCCACTCATAGTTTCTTCAAAACACCGCGTTTTCCCCATTATTTGATCAAAACACATCAAAACCTTAAAAAGTAAAACACACTTTTTTCTTACACCCACTTCAACCCATGGAACATTCCGCCGCCGCCACCACCGCCACACCAAAAAAATCACACCTCAACTTAGACACACGCCCCAACAAATCCCCCTCTTCTTACACTTCCCTCAAAGACATGCTTCCTTTCACCGCCGTGAACTCCCCCTCCCCAACTCCCACCGCCGCCGCCACTGCCGCCTCATCCTCCAGTGGCGGCGGCAGCATATCCATTCGCAACCGGCTTGTGAAGCAGGCTGCTTGGGCTTACCTCCAACCCATG includes:
- the LOC130960663 gene encoding uncharacterized protein LOC130960663, giving the protein MEHSAAATTATPKKSHLNLDTRPNKSPSSYTSLKDMLPFTAVNSPSPTPTAAATAASSSSGGGSISIRNRLVKQAAWAYLQPMSPSPCSPSSPNFIGRLRLRFESVSRRHRRRNAVIPCLSFVSDIVACFNRVFQYILHAITGQGIR